In the genome of Cryptomeria japonica chromosome 8, Sugi_1.0, whole genome shotgun sequence, one region contains:
- the LOC131079477 gene encoding uncharacterized protein LOC131079477 → MEGAGRSKGKPKGGLPKHSKTRSVKAGLQFPVGRIARFLKRGRYAKRIGAGAPVYLAAVMEYLAAEVLELAGNAARDNRKSRIIPRHIQLAVRNDEELSKLLGGVTISGGGVLPNIHQVLLPKKSNKSKGSDPQSQEF, encoded by the exons ATGGAAGGGGCAGGAAGAAGTAAGGGGAAGCCCAAAGGAGGACTGCCCAAGCACTCCAAAACAAGATCTGTGAAGGCGGGGCTTCAATTTCCAGTTGGTAGAATAGCAAGATTCCTCAAGAGGGGGCGTTATGCAAAACGAATTGGAGCTGGGGCTCCTGTTTACCTGGCTGCTGTTATGGAGTACCTTGCTGCAGAG GTGTTGGAGCTGGCAGGAAATGCAGCGAGAGATAACAGGAAGAGCAGGATAATACCTCGACATATACAACTGGCAGTGAGGAATGATGAGGAGCTGAGCAAACTTCTTGGGGGCGTTACAATCTCTGGAGGTGGCGTCCTCCCCAACATCCACCAAGTTTTGCTTCCTAAGAAGTCTAACAAGTCTAAAGGAAGCGACCCACAGTCTCAGGAGTTTTAA